From Acidihalobacter aeolianus, a single genomic window includes:
- a CDS encoding putative bifunctional diguanylate cyclase/phosphodiesterase produces the protein MTHNRSVRRLWWPLAALFVAGGITMLAGISLWAWQQTRTELLTNLRVVAQFVADNALAIFDELGNDLPYLSRQLRANGNDLAADYELLKTYQKYHPSVASMALFAPDGRMLLNTALPFGSSLPDPRTRAIFHKSLERTLKSQQPWIGMTQYGLVLHAWRIPMRYVVRYPDGRPRYIIQAAVRLDQITSAWAHITLPMNTAVGLIRTDGYHIARLPANNPVRVYSMQMHGSLIQELHRNPNEMIGTYNGRVQTDGTHRLGIYVHLSKFPVVAYASLSSHNIALYWMRRITPFVLLGIISILGYIALAYLLIRREQQHATELTVQSKRQALTGLPNRIGAQEWIENQLNLPDTTLSVLQIDLLNFKDINTALGTDAGDRVLQEIADRLRKYADRLNAFVSHLDADEFLIGLPGSGLINAHASAQSIRRKINDPYEIEGRTLRLQARIGIACIPEDAHSAPGLLRAVDAALHAAKRGQAGISFYDPDTGQLSDARVSFQHAVERALEHNEFMLYYQPIVNLENGRLVGAEGLLRWQDPERGLLPPSEFIPLAETTGWIAPLGECVFRRACSDVKSWQQAGLDLYISVNLSASQFNSSELIDQVQNELKNAGITPRQIELEITETAVMEDVVRSTEIMRRLSTLGLRLAIDDFGTGYSSLAYLRKLPAQTIKIDQSFIRDIDSDPEDLEIVKAIVALARVLGLLTLAEGIETEAQYHLLRDLGVDLGQGYWFSRPVPEPDFRQQATRWESPPGDAVSRG, from the coding sequence GTGACCCACAACCGCTCAGTACGTCGGCTCTGGTGGCCTCTCGCGGCCCTGTTCGTCGCCGGCGGTATCACCATGCTGGCCGGCATCAGCCTATGGGCCTGGCAGCAGACGCGGACGGAGTTGCTGACGAATCTACGTGTAGTCGCACAGTTCGTGGCCGATAATGCATTGGCGATTTTCGACGAACTGGGCAACGATCTGCCCTACCTGAGCCGGCAATTACGCGCCAACGGCAACGATCTGGCTGCCGATTATGAGTTGCTCAAGACCTATCAGAAATACCATCCCAGCGTTGCCAGCATGGCCCTGTTTGCACCAGATGGGCGGATGCTGCTGAACACTGCCTTGCCCTTCGGCTCCTCGCTACCAGACCCACGCACGCGAGCCATCTTCCACAAAAGCCTGGAAAGAACGCTCAAAAGCCAGCAACCGTGGATCGGCATGACACAGTATGGGCTCGTTTTACATGCCTGGCGCATACCGATGCGCTACGTCGTACGGTACCCTGACGGCCGCCCTCGCTACATCATCCAGGCCGCTGTAAGGCTTGATCAGATCACCTCGGCATGGGCGCACATAACCTTGCCGATGAACACCGCCGTCGGCCTGATACGCACCGACGGCTACCATATCGCTCGCCTGCCCGCAAACAACCCGGTACGCGTCTACAGCATGCAAATGCACGGATCGCTGATCCAGGAATTGCACCGCAATCCCAATGAGATGATCGGCACCTACAATGGGCGGGTGCAAACCGACGGAACCCATCGCCTCGGCATCTATGTCCATCTGTCGAAATTCCCCGTTGTCGCCTACGCCAGCCTGTCATCTCACAACATCGCGTTGTATTGGATGCGCCGTATTACTCCGTTTGTATTACTGGGGATCATCAGCATTCTCGGCTATATCGCCCTGGCCTACCTCTTGATTCGGCGTGAGCAGCAACATGCCACCGAACTGACGGTCCAGTCGAAACGCCAAGCACTCACGGGATTGCCCAACCGGATCGGCGCGCAGGAATGGATCGAAAACCAACTCAACCTGCCCGACACCACACTCAGCGTGCTCCAGATAGACCTGCTGAACTTCAAGGACATCAATACCGCACTCGGTACCGATGCAGGCGACCGCGTGCTGCAGGAAATTGCCGATAGACTGCGCAAGTATGCAGATAGGCTGAATGCCTTCGTATCGCATCTGGATGCCGATGAATTTCTGATCGGGCTTCCAGGGTCCGGTCTGATCAACGCTCACGCCAGCGCCCAATCCATCCGCCGCAAGATCAACGATCCCTACGAAATCGAGGGCCGCACCTTGCGCCTGCAGGCGCGGATCGGCATCGCCTGCATTCCCGAGGATGCGCACAGCGCGCCTGGGCTGTTGCGCGCGGTGGATGCCGCCCTCCATGCAGCCAAGCGCGGACAAGCCGGCATCTCATTTTACGACCCTGATACCGGTCAACTCAGCGACGCCCGAGTCAGCTTCCAACACGCCGTCGAGCGCGCCCTCGAACACAACGAGTTCATGCTCTACTACCAGCCCATCGTCAACCTGGAGAACGGGCGACTGGTTGGCGCGGAAGGCCTCTTGCGCTGGCAAGACCCCGAACGCGGACTGCTTCCGCCTAGCGAATTCATTCCGCTTGCCGAAACGACCGGCTGGATCGCACCGCTTGGCGAGTGTGTTTTCCGGCGAGCTTGCTCCGACGTCAAATCCTGGCAGCAGGCCGGGCTGGATCTGTACATCTCGGTCAACCTCAGCGCCTCGCAATTCAACAGCTCTGAATTGATCGATCAGGTACAGAACGAACTCAAGAATGCGGGTATCACGCCGCGCCAGATCGAACTCGAAATCACCGAAACAGCAGTCATGGAAGACGTAGTGCGCAGTACGGAAATCATGCGCCGACTCAGTACGCTGGGCCTGCGACTCGCGATCGATGATTTCGGTACCGGCTACTCGTCGCTTGCCTACCTGCGCAAGCTCCCGGCGCAAACCATCAAAATCGACCAAAGCTTCATCCGCGATATCGACAGCGATCCGGAAGACCTTGAAATCGTCAAGGCCATCGTGGCATTGGCCCGTGTGCTGGGACTACTAACCCTGGCTGAAGGCATCGAAACCGAGGCGCAATATCACCTGCTCAGAGATCTGGGCGTGGACCTTGGCCAGGGCTACTGGTTCAGCCGGCCGGTACCCGAGCCAGACTTCCGCCAACAGGCAACTCGCTGGGAAAGCCCTCCGGGCGATGCCGTCAGCAGGGGCTAG
- a CDS encoding DUF302 domain-containing protein, with protein sequence MQRIITACLSISIGLMLAIPSIAQASDNGIVTLRSHHSVPVTLDRLIHALKQKHMTIFARIDHSKGAHGVGLALRPTELLIFGNPKIGTKLMECKQTAGLDLPLKALAWQDAKGRVWLSYNSPEYIARRDHLGHCAAGAVATMHKALHAFAEQAVK encoded by the coding sequence ATGCAACGAATCATCACCGCCTGCCTGAGTATCAGCATTGGACTGATGCTTGCCATTCCATCGATCGCCCAGGCAAGCGACAACGGCATCGTGACCCTGCGTAGCCACCACAGCGTACCAGTCACCCTGGACCGCCTGATACACGCCCTGAAGCAAAAACACATGACGATTTTCGCCAGAATCGACCATTCCAAGGGCGCACACGGCGTTGGCCTGGCGCTGCGTCCGACTGAACTGCTGATTTTCGGCAATCCCAAGATCGGGACCAAGCTGATGGAATGCAAGCAGACCGCGGGTCTCGATCTCCCGCTCAAGGCATTAGCCTGGCAGGATGCCAAAGGCCGGGTCTGGCTGAGCTACAACAGTCCCGAGTATATCGCTAGGCGTGACCATCTCGGGCATTGTGCCGCCGGGGCCGTGGCCACCATGCACAAGGCGTTGCACGCCTTCGCCGAACAGGCGGTGAAGTAA
- the gshA gene encoding glutamate--cysteine ligase: MSSYSSAERRLRNIIDQGEAHAVRCGQIGLEKESLRVQADGAIAQSPHPRALGSALAHPYITTDYSEALLELITPPGDDSAKTLQFLCDTHRFVYSGLGDEFLWATSMPCMLGGEDSIPIAQYGSSNPGRMKHIYRRGLGYRYGRVMQVIAGVHFNFSMSEAFWPVRQALEGVTGSSVGFVSESYMGMLRNLQRLGWLVPYLFGASPAVCVSFFKGRETRLPKFDAYTHYEPYATSLRMGDIGYTNAKEGESGIKVCYDSLSSYIDSLECAIRTPYPKYEEIGVKVDGQYRQLNANILQIENEYYSSVRPKQVLENGERPALALKRRGVRYIELRSLDVNAYHPLGVSPEQMRFIEALLIFALFCDSPLVDADERRDIDANFLRVAHRGREPGLTLRRHAWEVDMRDWAEEILDAMGAFCELLDGGSSGVYCHALERQRAKVRDPEETPSARMLREMRERKESFHAFALRMSLEHRNFFLAQGLSEERRAFFEQLAETSLATQARLENETNLPLDDYIAAYFADR; the protein is encoded by the coding sequence ATGTCCTCGTATTCATCAGCCGAGCGCCGTTTGCGCAATATCATCGATCAGGGTGAGGCCCACGCGGTGCGGTGCGGCCAGATTGGGTTGGAGAAGGAGAGCCTGCGTGTTCAGGCAGACGGCGCGATTGCCCAGTCGCCACATCCACGTGCGCTGGGTTCGGCCTTGGCGCACCCATACATCACCACAGACTATTCCGAAGCGCTGTTGGAGCTGATTACCCCGCCGGGTGACGATAGTGCAAAGACCCTGCAATTCCTTTGCGATACGCATCGGTTCGTGTATTCAGGCTTGGGCGACGAGTTCCTGTGGGCTACCAGCATGCCATGTATGCTCGGAGGAGAAGACAGCATCCCCATCGCCCAATACGGTAGCTCCAACCCCGGTCGGATGAAGCATATCTACCGACGCGGTTTGGGTTACCGCTATGGTCGTGTGATGCAGGTGATCGCCGGCGTACATTTCAATTTCTCCATGAGCGAGGCGTTCTGGCCAGTCAGGCAGGCACTGGAGGGCGTCACTGGGTCGTCTGTGGGGTTCGTTTCCGAATCCTACATGGGTATGTTGCGCAACCTGCAGAGACTTGGTTGGCTGGTGCCCTACCTCTTCGGTGCCTCTCCCGCCGTCTGTGTCTCCTTCTTCAAGGGGCGAGAGACCCGTCTGCCTAAATTCGATGCCTATACGCATTACGAGCCTTATGCCACCTCTCTGCGCATGGGTGACATCGGATATACCAATGCGAAGGAAGGAGAAAGCGGAATCAAGGTTTGTTACGACTCATTGTCGAGCTACATCGACAGCCTCGAATGCGCCATCCGTACACCGTACCCGAAGTACGAGGAAATCGGCGTCAAAGTCGATGGCCAGTACCGTCAGCTCAATGCCAACATCCTGCAAATCGAAAACGAGTATTACAGCAGTGTGCGCCCCAAACAGGTGCTGGAGAATGGCGAGCGCCCGGCGCTCGCACTCAAGCGCCGCGGCGTCCGCTACATCGAGCTGCGTTCGCTGGACGTCAATGCCTACCACCCCCTGGGGGTCAGTCCGGAACAGATGCGTTTCATTGAAGCCCTGCTGATCTTCGCGCTGTTCTGCGACAGCCCGCTCGTAGACGCGGACGAGCGTCGCGACATCGACGCTAATTTCCTACGCGTCGCACATCGAGGACGAGAACCTGGCCTCACGTTGCGGCGTCATGCCTGGGAAGTGGATATGCGCGACTGGGCTGAGGAAATTCTCGATGCGATGGGGGCTTTCTGCGAACTGCTCGATGGCGGTAGTAGTGGCGTGTACTGCCACGCGCTGGAGCGGCAAAGGGCCAAGGTGCGGGATCCGGAAGAGACCCCTTCCGCGCGGATGCTGCGCGAAATGCGCGAGCGCAAGGAAAGTTTTCATGCTTTCGCGCTGCGCATGTCGCTGGAGCATCGGAATTTCTTTCTGGCCCAAGGGCTGTCCGAGGAGCGGAGGGCGTTTTTCGAACAGTTGGCCGAAACGTCGCTCGCCACGCAAGCCCGGTTGGAAAACGAAACGAACTTGCCATTGGACGATTATATCGCCGCGTATTTCGCGGATCGCTAA